The following coding sequences lie in one Chelmon rostratus isolate fCheRos1 chromosome 2, fCheRos1.pri, whole genome shotgun sequence genomic window:
- the asip1 gene encoding agouti signaling protein 1 codes for MHAFLLLGCFVLAVTDYFLGSAHMIPDERLSTNRVVVSTALSQSHETDPPPVVIVELPKPANKNNKKKKQKKNKFGVKKHPPPPANCIPMGGSCKSPTNVCCDVCAFCQCRLFRTVCYCRMGNPRC; via the exons ATGCATGCCTTCCTGCTGCTCGGCTGCTTTGTCCTCGCTGTGACAGACTACTTCCTTGGCTCTGCCCACATGATTCCTGATGAGAGACTCTCCACCAACAGGGTCGTTGTATCTACCGCTCTGTCTCAAAGCCATGAGACAGACCCCCCTCCTGTAGTTATTGTAG AGTTGCCTAAACCAgcaaacaagaacaacaaaaaaaagaaacaaaagaag AACAAATTTGGCGTGAAGAagcacccccctccccctgctAACTGCATTCCCATGGGGGGAAGCTGTAAATCTCCCACCAACGTGTGCTGCGATGTTTGTGCCTTTTGCCAGTGTCGGCTCTTCAGAACTGTCTGTTACTGCCGAATGGGCAACCCTCGCTGCTGA